A window of the Bacteroides thetaiotaomicron VPI-5482 genome harbors these coding sequences:
- a CDS encoding carboxypeptidase-like regulatory domain-containing protein translates to MKANLLLLILIIGFNSSLVAQTSQVITDSVTINGRVTDYDNHPLDNVSVSWARPDFSEVSVTLTDKNGNYSIRIPKGKYHSMGALNMDEYIIANSTLPEKDQRLEFWGWDFIADRDTTLNIQYHRMEAYGLRAFRIPGATPAYQVYVRPMSLTRTQAWMKAGKPKEAILAPEPEQLKAVVWINGEKVPILMKQEIKEYFAPDEWGNAYLLTVDMPKNRNNTLPYYVFKVELTDLENGDRGEAIYYMEKETYVR, encoded by the coding sequence ATGAAAGCAAATTTATTATTACTCATACTTATAATCGGATTTAATAGTAGCTTGGTAGCTCAAACTTCTCAAGTAATAACGGACTCTGTAACGATCAATGGGCGTGTGACCGATTATGATAATCATCCGCTGGACAATGTTTCCGTCAGTTGGGCACGTCCGGACTTCAGTGAGGTATCGGTAACGCTGACAGACAAAAATGGAAATTACAGCATACGCATCCCCAAGGGAAAATATCATTCGATGGGTGCATTGAATATGGATGAATACATCATCGCCAATTCTACCCTACCGGAGAAGGATCAACGACTGGAATTTTGGGGATGGGATTTTATCGCCGATCGCGACACAACGCTCAACATACAATATCATCGTATGGAAGCCTATGGACTGCGTGCTTTCAGAATCCCGGGTGCAACACCTGCTTATCAGGTGTATGTCCGTCCTATGAGTCTGACACGTACGCAGGCATGGATGAAAGCCGGAAAGCCTAAAGAAGCAATTCTGGCCCCTGAGCCGGAACAGTTGAAAGCTGTTGTCTGGATCAACGGTGAAAAAGTTCCTATACTCATGAAGCAAGAGATAAAAGAATATTTCGCTCCTGACGAGTGGGGAAATGCCTATCTGTTGACAGTCGATATGCCTAAAAACAGGAATAATACTTTGCCTTATTATGTGTTTAAGGT